One window of Gemmatimonadaceae bacterium genomic DNA carries:
- a CDS encoding MBL fold metallo-hydrolase, with amino-acid sequence MTANSHHREGGGFRNPWPGAQPHGLSGVLKWAMSRRPAAALAYRQQMSLSPEPLARHAHTDGQTAHGPGPAANALAVTWIGHSTFLIQCNGLNILTDPIWSRRASPVSFAGPERLMPPGVPFDSLPEIHAGFISHDHYDHLDDATVRRLIDRFPRMQWFVPLGVVAFLHRLGAANVAELDWWNELSIGPISAQCTPAQHFSGRFPWDRDSTLWCGWVIRVGDFRVFFAGDTALHTEFRRIAERYGPFDVAILPIGAYEPRWFMRPVHMDPVESVTAYQQLTADTPGHACVMIASHWGTFRLTDEPLDEPPVLAREAWTNSGLNEQMLAILAHGQCRVVKR; translated from the coding sequence ATGACTGCAAATTCGCATCACCGGGAGGGAGGAGGATTTCGCAATCCCTGGCCGGGTGCGCAGCCCCACGGATTGAGCGGAGTATTGAAATGGGCGATGTCACGTCGGCCGGCGGCAGCGCTCGCTTATCGCCAGCAAATGAGCCTCTCACCCGAACCACTCGCGCGTCACGCGCATACCGATGGGCAAACAGCACATGGTCCGGGCCCGGCGGCAAACGCGCTGGCCGTCACCTGGATTGGCCACAGCACATTCCTCATTCAATGCAATGGCCTCAACATCCTGACAGATCCGATCTGGTCGAGGCGAGCGTCGCCGGTTTCCTTCGCCGGCCCCGAGCGTCTCATGCCTCCCGGGGTTCCTTTCGATAGCCTTCCCGAGATACATGCAGGTTTCATCTCACACGACCACTACGACCATCTCGATGACGCTACAGTCCGTCGTCTGATCGATCGTTTCCCGCGAATGCAGTGGTTTGTGCCCCTCGGTGTCGTCGCATTTCTGCATCGGCTCGGCGCCGCGAACGTCGCCGAGCTCGACTGGTGGAACGAGCTGAGTATCGGGCCGATCTCTGCACAGTGTACACCTGCACAACATTTCTCGGGGCGATTCCCATGGGACAGGGATTCGACGCTCTGGTGTGGATGGGTAATTCGGGTTGGAGATTTCCGCGTTTTTTTCGCGGGTGATACCGCGCTTCACACGGAATTCCGCAGGATCGCCGAGCGCTACGGCCCGTTCGATGTCGCCATCCTCCCGATTGGTGCCTATGAACCGCGCTGGTTCATGCGCCCCGTTCACATGGACCCAGTGGAGAGCGTGACTGCGTACCAGCAGCTCACGGCAGATACCCCAGGCCACGCTTGTGTAATGATCGCATCACACTGGGGAACGTTCAGGCTGACTGATGAGCCACTCGATGAACCACCGGTCCTCGCGCGCGAGGCGTGGACAAATTCGGGTCTCAATGAGCAGATGCTGGCGATTCTCGCTCATGGTCAGTGTCGCGTTGTAAAGCGGTGA
- a CDS encoding ATPase domain-containing protein yields MKEKKRSPVRNLATGVPGLDSVLGGGLPEYSFNLIAGGPGAGKTTLVHQLMFANATAERPALYFTVLGEPTLKMLRYQQQFGFFDHDLAGSAIQFINLSEEVLDGNLDEVLKRMVDEIARSKPGIVVVDSFRTIRENLTQSSEHTTSSLENFIQRLALHLTSWEVTSFLLGEYSESEQRDPIFTVADGVLWLTQAVDRNSVVRKLQVIKTRGQAQMPGLHTFRISDDGLQIFPRIPERQDARQLQSRTRIATGVPGLDEMLGGGMIAGDAVMITGPAGSGKSTITTQFIAEGLRKDETAVIAIFEEYPKDYVARADARTPEIGKMTGSGKLEIIYLRPLDLSVDETMAAILEAVQRLGATRVAIDSLSGFEVALAPTFRIDFRESLYRLIGALTSTGVTVFMTAEVLDGFSYERFTSEQVSFITDEIIVQRYVEIDSEIKRVMAVIKMRGSDHSHGFHVYETTANGVVVGEPLQGYHGIITGTPAFHGATDQNAGGLV; encoded by the coding sequence ATGAAGGAAAAGAAACGATCTCCAGTTCGAAATCTGGCAACCGGGGTGCCTGGTCTCGACTCAGTGCTCGGCGGAGGCCTTCCGGAATACTCGTTCAATCTCATCGCCGGCGGTCCGGGCGCCGGCAAGACTACACTCGTTCACCAGCTCATGTTCGCCAACGCCACCGCAGAGCGGCCGGCGTTGTACTTCACGGTGCTCGGCGAACCGACACTCAAGATGCTGCGGTATCAGCAGCAGTTCGGTTTTTTCGATCATGATCTTGCCGGCTCGGCAATCCAGTTCATCAACCTCAGCGAAGAGGTGCTGGACGGGAATCTCGACGAAGTCCTGAAGCGCATGGTCGACGAGATCGCGCGATCCAAACCGGGAATCGTGGTAGTCGATTCGTTCCGCACCATCCGCGAAAACCTCACTCAATCAAGCGAGCACACCACATCCAGTCTCGAGAATTTCATCCAGCGCCTCGCGCTCCATCTCACCAGTTGGGAAGTGACTTCATTTCTGCTCGGAGAGTATTCCGAGTCTGAGCAACGGGACCCGATCTTCACTGTAGCTGACGGAGTCCTCTGGCTCACCCAGGCAGTCGACCGCAACTCCGTCGTCCGGAAGCTGCAGGTGATCAAGACTCGCGGGCAGGCGCAGATGCCGGGACTTCACACGTTCCGCATTTCAGATGATGGACTGCAGATCTTTCCGCGCATTCCCGAAAGGCAGGACGCGCGGCAGCTTCAGTCGCGAACCCGGATTGCTACCGGAGTTCCGGGGCTGGATGAGATGCTTGGCGGTGGCATGATCGCTGGGGACGCCGTCATGATCACCGGCCCGGCGGGCAGTGGAAAATCCACTATCACCACCCAGTTCATCGCTGAGGGTCTGCGAAAGGACGAGACGGCGGTCATCGCGATCTTCGAGGAGTATCCTAAGGACTACGTTGCCCGGGCGGACGCGAGAACTCCCGAAATCGGAAAAATGACTGGCAGCGGGAAGCTGGAGATCATCTATCTTCGTCCCCTCGACCTGTCGGTCGATGAGACCATGGCCGCTATTCTCGAGGCCGTCCAGCGGCTGGGAGCGACTCGCGTCGCCATCGACTCTCTCTCCGGATTCGAAGTCGCCCTTGCGCCAACATTTCGAATCGACTTCAGGGAGTCGTTGTATCGCCTGATTGGGGCGTTGACTTCAACCGGCGTTACCGTCTTCATGACCGCGGAAGTCCTCGACGGATTCTCCTACGAGCGATTTACATCGGAACAGGTTTCGTTCATTACCGATGAAATCATCGTGCAGCGATATGTCGAAATCGACAGCGAGATAAAGAGAGTGATGGCTGTGATCAAGATGCGCGGGAGCGATCATAGCCATGGCTTCCACGTCTACGAGACAACGGCGAACGGGGTTGTCGTCGGTGAGCCGCTCCAGGGCTACCATGGCATCATCACCGGTACGCCTGCGTTTCATGGCGCAACAGATCAGAACGCTGGCGGGTTAGTTTGA
- a CDS encoding glycoside hydrolase family 3 N-terminal domain-containing protein, with the protein MAGLTLREKAAQMVWPTVLGDYTPGDSPQWRRLNDYIAREKVGGFTISVGSPTELAAKLNAMQGMSKIPLFFGADLEAGAGYRARGGYFVPNAIDLGGAVVFPPEMAIGATRDTALAYQQGRLTAIEGRALGIHIAYAPVLDVNNNPANPVINTRSYSEDPALAARLGVAFIHGLQKNGMIATGKHFPGHGDTETNSHLALPVVGVSRNRLDSVELVPFRAAIAGGVGAMMTFHGVMPALDSTGVPGTLSGNVLTGLLRKDLGFDGIIISDAMDMRAVLDQYGAVEAVKRSVAAGVDILIQPLDVSQTIDAVVSGVREGRYTELRLDTSVRRILEAKHNLGLNRQKLVNLDSLRFLVGDSVNLAAASEIAERSITLVRDSLRQVPLAGPVTSRVLSVTVGRRSDLAAGVAFNAALREVYKATRAEFLAAEDPSADYARLERLADSVDIVIVGSYVGHNWEAVSASAPKAFADFVQRLAVRGKRPIVVAFGNPYLLQQVPFVSAYLVAWGGFPASQTAAARAIAGRQAVGGTLPISIPLAGAARTVPRGTGLMRAVAR; encoded by the coding sequence ATGGCCGGGTTGACGCTCCGTGAAAAGGCGGCGCAGATGGTATGGCCGACGGTGCTCGGCGATTACACCCCCGGAGATTCGCCTCAGTGGAGGCGGCTGAACGACTACATAGCACGTGAGAAAGTGGGCGGGTTCACGATTTCAGTCGGGTCGCCAACTGAACTGGCCGCCAAGCTGAACGCGATGCAGGGAATGAGCAAAATTCCGCTGTTTTTCGGCGCGGACCTCGAGGCTGGCGCTGGCTACAGGGCTCGCGGGGGGTATTTCGTCCCCAACGCGATCGACCTCGGGGGAGCTGTAGTCTTTCCGCCTGAGATGGCGATCGGGGCTACCCGCGACACCGCACTGGCGTACCAGCAGGGCCGTTTGACGGCAATCGAAGGGCGTGCGCTCGGAATCCACATTGCCTACGCGCCTGTTCTCGACGTCAACAACAATCCGGCGAATCCGGTCATCAATACGCGGTCGTACAGCGAGGATCCGGCGCTGGCTGCCCGCTTGGGTGTTGCTTTCATCCATGGCCTGCAGAAAAACGGCATGATTGCGACCGGCAAGCATTTCCCCGGTCACGGCGACACAGAGACCAATTCGCATCTGGCCTTGCCTGTCGTAGGTGTGAGCCGAAACAGACTCGATAGCGTCGAGCTGGTACCATTTCGCGCTGCGATTGCGGGTGGCGTAGGCGCGATGATGACGTTTCACGGTGTGATGCCCGCGCTCGACTCTACAGGTGTGCCGGGGACGCTGTCGGGGAATGTGCTAACGGGTCTTCTCAGGAAGGATCTGGGCTTTGACGGGATAATCATTTCGGACGCGATGGACATGCGCGCGGTCCTGGATCAGTACGGCGCGGTGGAGGCTGTCAAGCGTTCGGTGGCGGCGGGAGTGGATATTCTCATTCAACCGCTGGATGTCAGCCAGACTATCGATGCGGTGGTGTCGGGTGTCCGGGAGGGTCGTTATACGGAGTTACGCCTCGACACCTCCGTTCGGCGAATACTCGAGGCCAAACACAATCTCGGGCTGAATCGGCAGAAGCTGGTGAATCTCGATTCTCTTCGCTTTCTCGTTGGTGACAGTGTCAACCTTGCCGCGGCCAGTGAGATTGCTGAAAGATCGATAACGCTGGTGAGGGATTCGCTGCGGCAGGTGCCGCTGGCAGGTCCTGTGACGTCGCGGGTTCTCTCGGTGACGGTAGGCCGCCGCAGCGATCTGGCGGCGGGTGTTGCATTCAATGCGGCTCTGCGTGAGGTATATAAAGCGACTCGTGCCGAGTTCCTCGCAGCAGAAGATCCATCCGCTGATTATGCCCGACTTGAGCGTCTGGCTGATTCAGTGGACATCGTGATCGTTGGTTCGTATGTCGGGCACAACTGGGAAGCTGTTTCGGCGAGCGCGCCAAAGGCTTTTGCGGATTTCGTGCAGCGACTGGCAGTCCGTGGAAAGCGACCAATTGTGGTGGCGTTCGGAAATCCGTATCTGCTTCAGCAGGTTCCCTTTGTTTCGGCATATCTTGTTGCGTGGGGCGGTTTCCCGGCGTCACAGACGGCAGCCGCCCGCGCCATTGCCGGCAGGCAGGCAGTGGGCGGGACTCTTCCGATATCCATTCCTCTCGCTGGTGCCGCGCGAACGGTTCCACGGGGAACTGGTCTCATGAGAGCAGTGGCGCGGTAG
- a CDS encoding oxidative damage protection protein, producing MAEVTCSRCGQTREGFERPPFPGQVGTRIVSEVCRQCWADWGRQQTMLINHYGLDVMDPQARTFLTRNMSAFLFKTGDESDIDTTKQGTISH from the coding sequence ATGGCTGAAGTCACTTGCTCTCGTTGCGGACAGACTCGCGAAGGATTCGAGCGTCCACCATTCCCGGGTCAGGTCGGCACCAGGATAGTCTCGGAGGTCTGCCGCCAGTGCTGGGCGGACTGGGGCCGGCAACAGACAATGTTGATCAATCACTACGGTCTGGATGTGATGGACCCCCAGGCACGTACGTTTCTCACGAGAAACATGTCCGCATTCCTGTTCAAGACAGGCGATGAGTCGGACATCGACACGACAAAACAGGGTACGATTTCCCATTGA
- a CDS encoding NUDIX domain-containing protein yields the protein MSPRRSRKSPFTVDVVLLTQISGQLAVLLWRATESREKWALPWDVPPSGDGLEGAATRIARRALGAEAAWMEQIGAFGDGKRHPTDAEISVAFAGLVAMGTPSPVGGAFAWFALGDVPALFPRQRLMLDGAMYMLRSRMDHAPIAFRLLPQMFTLSELQQTYELLLAKRLHKASFRRALQAAWLVEPSDEWRSEGRGRPAQLYRYSPRKRRQAQRGIRLDLMSS from the coding sequence ATGTCTCCCCGCCGCTCCAGGAAGTCCCCATTTACAGTTGATGTTGTCCTGCTGACTCAGATTTCCGGTCAGCTCGCCGTGCTTTTATGGCGGGCCACCGAGAGCAGGGAGAAGTGGGCACTCCCCTGGGATGTCCCGCCGAGCGGCGACGGACTGGAAGGCGCCGCGACCCGCATAGCCAGGCGGGCGCTCGGAGCGGAAGCAGCCTGGATGGAGCAGATTGGGGCCTTCGGCGACGGAAAGCGACACCCGACGGACGCGGAGATATCGGTGGCGTTCGCCGGACTCGTTGCGATGGGCACACCATCGCCTGTCGGCGGCGCGTTCGCGTGGTTTGCGCTCGGTGATGTACCGGCGCTATTCCCCCGCCAGCGGCTGATGCTGGATGGGGCGATGTACATGCTCCGCTCACGGATGGACCACGCACCGATCGCCTTCCGCCTGCTGCCCCAGATGTTCACTCTGTCGGAGCTACAGCAGACGTATGAGTTGCTGCTGGCAAAGCGCCTGCACAAGGCCAGCTTCCGGCGCGCCCTCCAGGCGGCCTGGCTGGTGGAACCCAGCGACGAATGGCGCAGCGAGGGGCGGGGCCGGCCTGCGCAACTCTATCGGTATTCTCCGAGGAAGCGGCGCCAGGCCCAGAGGGGTATCCGGCTGGACCTTATGTCGTCATGA
- a CDS encoding alkyl hydroperoxide reductase: MRELELRYPAELVVIGVHSGKYHAERVSGRIRDASLRLGVTHPIVNDRQFRIWRSYAVSAWPTLVIIDPRGSVVGSHAGEFTADMLMPFIDGLIETTRASGELDTRLLHFETDKPEAPPGMLRYPGKVAIDGDRIAVSDSGNHRVMYGSLSENGTRMDLHRVFGGMEAGFADGAAPSFNSPQGLAFSGKSLYVADAANHAVRMIDLDTGETATLAGTGRQFRSRVDRDGGSLSSPWDLAIAGNTLFVAMAGAHQLWAIDLGSKKSRVHSGSGGEDIRDGDNREALLAQPMGIAAFGDKLCFADSESSAIRVADIAADGNVRTLVGTGLFDFGDADGIGDEVLMQHQQGVSLHSSGRMLIADSYNDSVKWLDPMTRSAATWIGGLHEPGGVACGGSHAYVADTNAHRIVAIDYETGALAALSIGKAG, encoded by the coding sequence TTGCGGGAGCTCGAGCTGCGGTATCCGGCGGAGCTGGTCGTCATTGGAGTTCATAGCGGGAAATACCACGCCGAGCGCGTTTCGGGGCGAATCCGGGATGCCTCGCTGAGGCTTGGAGTAACGCACCCAATCGTGAATGACAGGCAGTTTCGAATCTGGCGGAGTTACGCGGTATCCGCGTGGCCGACGCTCGTCATCATCGACCCGCGAGGGAGCGTAGTGGGATCTCACGCAGGCGAATTCACAGCTGACATGCTCATGCCATTCATCGACGGGCTGATCGAGACAACCAGGGCCTCAGGCGAACTCGACACACGATTGCTGCATTTCGAAACTGATAAACCGGAAGCGCCGCCAGGGATGCTGAGATATCCCGGGAAGGTAGCAATCGATGGCGATCGCATCGCGGTTTCCGATAGCGGCAACCATCGTGTGATGTACGGATCGCTTTCTGAAAATGGGACGCGGATGGATTTGCATCGTGTATTCGGTGGCATGGAAGCTGGGTTCGCAGACGGAGCCGCGCCGTCGTTCAATTCTCCCCAGGGGCTGGCGTTTTCCGGCAAGAGCCTTTATGTCGCTGACGCTGCCAATCATGCGGTGAGAATGATCGATCTCGACACCGGAGAAACCGCGACATTGGCGGGGACAGGCCGGCAGTTCCGAAGCCGGGTCGACAGAGATGGCGGATCGCTGTCTTCGCCATGGGATCTGGCGATTGCCGGAAACACCCTCTTCGTCGCCATGGCCGGAGCCCATCAGCTCTGGGCCATCGACCTCGGCTCGAAGAAATCCCGGGTGCACAGCGGAAGCGGCGGCGAAGACATCCGCGATGGTGACAATCGCGAAGCGCTACTCGCTCAGCCGATGGGCATTGCGGCATTCGGGGACAAGCTCTGTTTCGCGGATTCCGAGTCCAGTGCGATCCGCGTCGCCGACATCGCCGCTGACGGCAATGTAAGAACGCTGGTGGGAACCGGCCTCTTCGATTTTGGCGATGCCGATGGCATTGGTGACGAGGTGCTCATGCAGCACCAGCAGGGAGTCTCGTTGCACTCCAGTGGCAGGATGCTCATAGCCGACTCGTACAACGATTCTGTGAAATGGCTCGATCCGATGACGAGATCAGCTGCAACGTGGATTGGGGGATTGCACGAGCCGGGCGGCGTAGCGTGCGGCGGCAGCCATGCATATGTAGCCGACACCAACGCGCATCGAATCGTGGCGATCGACTATGAAACTGGCGCTCTGGCCGCCCTTTCAATTGGCAAAGCGGGATAG
- a CDS encoding GAF domain-containing sensor histidine kinase yields MEPADGRATRRMRAGRFSNANQFACYLENAPVRIAVTSGPDHLLICANAAFRSLLPTPGNGSPGNALVAAFPEPEASTLRAILDEVFHTGANTEHQAAYPAGNWLHGKSLSVWRVTHEDDADGLGIEVTDIARTDFEQDLQRQLSERMLLGALRERDAADAAEAARKRAVFLAHAGRLLAESLDQASTLITLTRLTLPVLDAWCIVDILADDGTIRRLGIIHTDPEKQHLASQLEGHWIPQPDDPIGAPAMIRKPETCAISVNIDLTIVAASNGDENLRILRELEISSFLTVPLVARSRLLGAVTFVGTRSDTALSAQEIELAEDITSRAAMALDSAQVYEAAIKLRAAAESANKAKTAFLGAMSHELRTPLNAIGGYIELIDMGLRGPVTDAQHADLARIKASQQHLLVLITEILNFVRVGSGRVLYDISDVNACGALTRAVELIEPLIARKGLNWGGVSGDPDLVARADPEKVTQILVNLLSNAIKFTAPGCNVAVECRAAGDSVHMTVSDTGPGIPADRFESIFEPFVQLKEGLAGRESGVGLGLAISRDLARAMKGDLSVASKEGEGARFTLTLPRASATNAEPSPLTG; encoded by the coding sequence ATGGAACCCGCGGATGGGCGCGCGACGAGGCGGATGCGCGCTGGACGGTTTTCGAATGCCAATCAGTTTGCCTGCTACCTGGAAAACGCTCCAGTCCGGATTGCGGTCACCAGTGGCCCGGATCACCTTCTGATTTGCGCGAACGCTGCTTTTCGCTCCCTGCTACCCACGCCCGGAAATGGCTCGCCAGGCAACGCGCTTGTAGCCGCGTTTCCCGAACCCGAAGCCAGTACGTTGCGCGCGATCCTGGATGAGGTGTTCCATACTGGCGCGAACACAGAACACCAGGCTGCCTACCCCGCCGGCAACTGGCTGCATGGCAAGTCACTCAGCGTATGGCGAGTTACTCACGAAGATGACGCGGACGGCCTGGGTATCGAGGTCACCGACATTGCGCGAACAGACTTCGAGCAGGACCTCCAGCGACAACTATCCGAACGGATGCTCCTCGGTGCACTCCGGGAGCGCGACGCCGCGGACGCCGCAGAAGCGGCTCGAAAGCGAGCTGTCTTTCTCGCTCACGCGGGTCGCCTGCTCGCCGAGTCGCTCGATCAGGCAAGCACGCTGATCACGTTGACCCGGCTTACACTTCCGGTGCTGGATGCCTGGTGCATTGTTGACATTCTCGCCGACGACGGGACGATTCGACGTCTCGGGATAATTCATACTGATCCTGAAAAACAGCACCTGGCCAGCCAGTTGGAGGGACACTGGATACCGCAGCCGGATGATCCCATCGGCGCGCCCGCGATGATCCGGAAGCCCGAGACGTGCGCCATCAGCGTAAACATCGATCTGACGATCGTCGCTGCCAGCAATGGCGACGAAAACCTGCGCATCCTGCGGGAACTCGAGATCAGTTCATTTCTCACAGTTCCACTGGTGGCACGGAGCAGACTACTGGGTGCAGTGACCTTCGTCGGCACCCGGTCCGATACCGCTTTGTCCGCTCAGGAGATCGAGCTTGCGGAGGATATAACCAGCCGTGCCGCCATGGCGCTTGATAGCGCCCAGGTTTACGAGGCGGCGATAAAGCTCAGAGCTGCCGCCGAGTCGGCAAACAAGGCGAAGACGGCATTTCTCGGTGCCATGAGCCACGAGCTGCGCACGCCTCTCAACGCAATCGGCGGATACATCGAACTGATCGACATGGGCCTCAGAGGGCCTGTGACAGATGCCCAGCACGCAGATCTCGCACGGATCAAAGCAAGCCAGCAGCATCTGCTCGTTCTCATCACCGAAATCCTGAACTTTGTGCGAGTCGGAAGTGGCCGTGTGCTATACGACATAAGCGACGTCAATGCGTGCGGTGCCCTCACCCGCGCCGTCGAGTTGATCGAACCACTCATCGCCAGGAAGGGCCTGAACTGGGGCGGCGTCAGCGGTGATCCAGACCTCGTTGCCCGTGCAGATCCGGAGAAGGTCACTCAGATACTGGTCAATCTTCTATCCAACGCCATCAAGTTCACGGCGCCGGGTTGCAATGTTGCTGTAGAGTGCCGGGCAGCGGGAGACAGCGTGCATATGACCGTTAGCGATACGGGGCCTGGAATTCCAGCAGATAGATTTGAGAGCATCTTCGAGCCATTCGTCCAGCTGAAGGAGGGACTGGCTGGCCGCGAAAGCGGCGTGGGACTGGGCCTGGCTATCAGCCGGGACCTGGCGCGGGCGATGAAAGGCGACCTCTCCGTGGCAAGCAAGGAAGGTGAGGGGGCCCGGTTTACGCTGACCCTGCCACGTGCGAGTGCGACCAACGCAGAGCCCTCACCGCTGACGGGTTAA
- a CDS encoding aldo/keto reductase, with translation MTAASPDRATAAGTRRLAARHAHLFAPDFYRELGSGILVSSIGMGTYLGACDDAEDARYVSLLAQGLNRGLNVLDTGINYRCQRSERAVGLAIRQAIASSTVARDEILVCTKGGFVPLDGQPPRSREDYRSYLDREYFERSVISPRDLVAGHCLKPRFIADQIERSLTNLGVSRIDIFYVHNPEQQLESLGRAEFLNAMRDLFCELEAQVERGTIGAYGCATWHGFRLFAANRNHLSLVELLGVAREAGGPDHHFNVVQVPVNLAMTEAVRSPTQQHDGKYHSLLGLARQTGIDVFASASLMQAQLTQGLPPEAGVAFPSLVTDAQRAIAFVRALPIASALVGMKTVAHLDENLVAGYPALPIERAARAPVS, from the coding sequence TTGACAGCCGCCAGCCCGGATCGCGCAACAGCAGCAGGAACGCGTCGGCTCGCCGCCCGGCACGCGCACCTGTTTGCTCCCGATTTCTATCGCGAGCTGGGCTCCGGCATACTCGTTTCATCCATCGGCATGGGCACATACCTCGGCGCATGCGACGATGCGGAAGACGCACGCTACGTGAGTCTTCTCGCCCAGGGACTGAACCGCGGCTTGAACGTGCTCGATACGGGAATCAATTACAGATGCCAGCGATCCGAACGGGCGGTAGGACTTGCCATTCGCCAGGCAATCGCTTCATCAACTGTTGCCAGAGACGAAATACTCGTGTGCACCAAAGGAGGATTCGTTCCGCTCGACGGACAACCTCCCCGGTCGCGGGAGGACTACCGCTCCTATCTCGACCGCGAGTATTTCGAACGCAGTGTGATATCTCCGCGGGATCTGGTTGCCGGACACTGCCTCAAGCCGCGCTTCATAGCCGACCAGATAGAGCGTAGCCTGACCAACCTGGGAGTGAGCCGCATCGACATCTTCTATGTTCATAACCCGGAGCAGCAACTGGAGTCGCTCGGCAGGGCGGAATTCCTCAACGCCATGCGCGATTTATTCTGCGAGCTGGAAGCACAGGTCGAGAGGGGAACGATTGGCGCATATGGCTGTGCGACATGGCACGGCTTCAGACTTTTCGCCGCAAACCGTAATCATCTTTCACTCGTGGAACTGCTGGGGGTGGCCCGCGAAGCGGGCGGACCCGATCATCACTTCAATGTGGTGCAGGTGCCCGTAAACCTGGCCATGACCGAGGCAGTTCGTTCTCCCACGCAGCAGCACGATGGCAAATACCACTCCCTCCTCGGACTCGCTCGTCAGACGGGAATCGACGTCTTCGCGAGCGCATCACTGATGCAGGCACAGCTTACCCAGGGACTCCCGCCGGAAGCAGGCGTTGCCTTCCCCTCCCTGGTGACCGATGCACAGCGGGCGATTGCCTTTGTACGTGCACTTCCCATTGCATCAGCACTCGTCGGAATGAAGACCGTTGCCCATCTGGACGAAAATCTCGTCGCCGGCTATCCCGCTTTGCCAATTGAAAGGGCGGCCAGAGCGCCAGTTTCATAG
- the ligD gene encoding non-homologous end-joining DNA ligase yields MAAKRPVKGASSRSAARKRVYAERTLAETSTPTAKRPLRRGKHYPAPKIIEQLDSIQVSGSGRLEIASKTALDVTNLGKVFFPEQKLTKGDLMRYYTEVATMILPVMADRPLVLKRFPNGVEGQSFFQQNAGDNVPEAVRVETIHTEGSSTNLRIVGGDLATLLYTVQLGAVSVDPWHARVQTLDHADYSILDLDPGPRASFKRVVEVAGWVRETMDELGLHGALKTSGSSGLHIYLPLPPGTPNEAATLVAQIVATRVTEAHPMAATIERFVKDRSTTAVYVDYLQNIIGKTVAAAYSARANPHAMVSTPLAWDDLTDDLDPREFTIETAPARFARLGDIWAAQLKKKNSLRALV; encoded by the coding sequence ATGGCGGCGAAGCGCCCAGTGAAGGGAGCATCGAGCCGCTCTGCGGCACGGAAGCGGGTTTATGCAGAACGAACGCTGGCTGAGACCAGCACTCCAACGGCGAAACGGCCTTTGCGCAGAGGGAAACACTATCCCGCTCCGAAGATCATCGAGCAGCTCGACTCAATCCAGGTTAGCGGTTCCGGACGCCTCGAGATTGCCAGCAAGACCGCATTGGATGTGACCAACCTGGGTAAGGTGTTTTTTCCGGAGCAGAAGCTTACAAAGGGTGACCTCATGCGGTATTACACGGAGGTCGCCACCATGATATTGCCGGTCATGGCCGACCGGCCGCTGGTCCTCAAGCGGTTTCCGAATGGAGTGGAAGGCCAGTCGTTCTTCCAGCAGAACGCGGGGGACAATGTGCCTGAAGCAGTCCGCGTCGAGACGATCCACACCGAAGGCAGCTCAACCAATCTCCGGATTGTCGGCGGCGATCTGGCAACGCTTCTTTACACCGTGCAGCTGGGTGCGGTTTCGGTCGATCCGTGGCATGCGCGGGTTCAGACGCTGGACCACGCCGATTATTCGATTCTCGATCTCGACCCTGGCCCGCGAGCCTCATTCAAGCGTGTCGTGGAAGTGGCCGGATGGGTGCGCGAGACGATGGATGAGCTGGGCTTGCACGGCGCGCTCAAGACGTCCGGTTCCTCCGGACTTCATATCTATCTGCCACTTCCGCCCGGCACGCCCAATGAAGCGGCGACGCTCGTGGCACAGATAGTCGCGACCAGGGTTACTGAAGCGCATCCAATGGCGGCGACGATCGAACGCTTCGTCAAGGACCGGAGTACCACTGCTGTCTATGTGGATTATCTCCAGAACATCATTGGTAAAACCGTGGCCGCTGCCTACTCCGCCCGCGCCAACCCTCACGCGATGGTTTCGACCCCTCTCGCATGGGACGACCTGACCGACGACCTCGACCCCAGAGAATTCACGATCGAGACTGCGCCAGCGCGATTTGCCAGACTGGGAGATATCTGGGCCGCTCAACTCAAAAAGAAAAATTCACTCCGCGCACTCGTCTAG